The Anaeromicrobium sediminis genome includes a window with the following:
- a CDS encoding metal ABC transporter permease yields MLSPQTEIQLIAIVVAVACAIPGVFLILRRMSMMSDAISHTILLGVVLGFFITHDLTSPLLILGAALMGTITVYLVELIYKSKLVSEDASIGLIFPFLFSIGVILISMNAGDVHLDTDAVLLGEIAFAPFNRFIVGGQDIGPKALYVMSSILVLNIIYLTLFYKELKLSTFDEKLALVLGFSPIFIHYSLMTLVSITAVGAFDSVGAVLVVAFMVGPPATAYLLTDDLKKMIFLSIGIGGVSSVLGYWTAAFFDVAIAGSMAVMVGVTFLIVFIVAPNRGLLSIMKIRKKQKSTYATISFLMHIINHENTHIEETESSIYTIKDHLGWDNTFLDDVVNRAKENQYITINEEGIIKPTLSGKEYALFNYYDFVERV; encoded by the coding sequence ATGCTTAGTCCTCAAACAGAAATACAATTAATTGCTATAGTTGTAGCTGTAGCTTGTGCCATTCCAGGTGTGTTTTTAATATTAAGAAGAATGTCTATGATGTCAGATGCCATAAGTCATACGATTTTATTAGGAGTTGTGTTGGGATTCTTTATAACCCATGACCTTACTTCTCCACTATTAATATTAGGAGCTGCATTGATGGGGACCATAACTGTTTATTTAGTAGAGCTCATTTATAAAAGCAAGCTAGTTAGTGAAGATGCATCTATTGGTCTAATATTTCCCTTTCTGTTTAGTATAGGTGTTATATTAATCAGCATGAATGCAGGGGATGTACATTTAGATACAGATGCTGTATTATTAGGAGAAATTGCATTTGCCCCCTTTAATAGGTTCATTGTTGGAGGACAAGATATAGGGCCTAAAGCTTTGTATGTAATGAGTAGCATTTTGGTTTTGAATATCATTTACTTAACATTATTTTACAAAGAGTTAAAGCTATCTACTTTTGATGAAAAATTAGCTTTAGTTTTAGGTTTTTCTCCAATATTTATTCATTATTCCTTGATGACATTAGTATCCATCACTGCAGTAGGTGCTTTTGATTCTGTGGGAGCAGTTTTAGTTGTAGCTTTCATGGTTGGGCCTCCTGCTACAGCCTATTTATTGACAGACGATTTAAAAAAAATGATATTTTTAAGTATAGGAATAGGAGGAGTGTCCTCTGTATTAGGTTATTGGACTGCAGCTTTTTTCGATGTGGCTATAGCAGGTTCCATGGCTGTAATGGTAGGAGTTACTTTTTTAATAGTATTTATTGTAGCACCTAATAGAGGACTATTATCCATTATGAAGATCAGAAAAAAACAGAAATCTACGTATGCAACCATTTCTTTTTTGATGCATATTATCAATCATGAAAATACGCATATTGAAGAAACAGAATCTTCTATTTATACTATAAAGGATCATCTGGGGTGGGATAATACGTTTTTAGATGACGTAGTAAATAGAGCTAAAGAAAATCAATATATTACAATCAATGAAGAAGGAATTATCAAACCCACATTAAGTGGAAAAGAATATGCTCTTTTTAATTATTATGATTTTGTAGAAAGAGTATAG
- a CDS encoding YfcC family protein → MNKKKSAFRFKMPSTAALLFIMILVVTIGTYIIPAGEFQRVVDEGTNRTIVVAGTYEKVEQSPVGIQRMLSSVYRGLTSASDIIAFIFVVGGSFGLVSASGAINAALGNLIKTFSGRESALIAILMTSFAICGATFGMAEEALPFVAILVTASLALGFDEVVGVAMVVVGIYCGYSAGPLNPFNTGIAQGIAELPLFSGLGLRMVLMAGGLLIAVHHTIRYAKKVKESGVTQLDENAILELSKRKEELNIEMTNRHKLILFVLACTIGILVYGVLKFGWYFAEISALFLGMALLVGLISYGKNFEEICSTFLKGAGEMTSAAIFVGLSRAILVVTQDGKIMDTIVNALSIPLSNLNSIFAAWGMYIAQGFINFIIPSSTGQAVVVMPIMSSLSDLTGVTRQVAVLAFEAGDGYWNMITPTHPVVMASIGLAGISFSKWFKFALGLVAKWTVWILTILAVAVTINWGPF, encoded by the coding sequence ATGAATAAGAAAAAAAGTGCTTTTAGGTTTAAGATGCCAAGCACAGCAGCTCTGTTATTCATTATGATATTAGTAGTTACTATTGGAACATACATAATCCCAGCTGGTGAGTTTCAAAGGGTTGTTGATGAGGGAACAAACAGAACTATAGTAGTAGCTGGAACATATGAAAAAGTCGAACAAAGTCCTGTTGGAATACAACGAATGCTTTCATCAGTGTACAGAGGTTTGACAAGTGCATCTGATATAATTGCGTTTATATTTGTTGTAGGTGGTTCTTTTGGATTAGTATCTGCAAGTGGTGCAATTAATGCTGCCCTAGGAAATTTAATAAAAACTTTTTCTGGAAGGGAAAGTGCACTGATAGCAATTTTAATGACCTCATTTGCTATCTGTGGTGCAACTTTTGGGATGGCTGAAGAAGCACTTCCCTTTGTAGCAATACTTGTCACGGCATCCTTAGCTTTAGGCTTTGATGAAGTCGTTGGGGTTGCTATGGTTGTAGTCGGTATTTACTGTGGATATTCAGCTGGACCATTAAATCCATTTAATACAGGAATTGCGCAGGGAATTGCTGAATTGCCTCTGTTCTCTGGGCTTGGACTTAGAATGGTACTTATGGCTGGAGGCCTATTAATTGCTGTTCACCATACAATTAGATATGCAAAGAAAGTAAAAGAATCAGGTGTTACACAGCTTGATGAAAACGCAATCTTAGAACTTAGTAAAAGAAAAGAAGAACTAAATATAGAAATGACAAATAGACATAAACTGATTTTATTTGTATTAGCATGTACAATAGGGATTTTGGTTTATGGTGTATTAAAATTTGGTTGGTATTTTGCGGAAATCTCAGCTTTATTCTTAGGAATGGCATTACTTGTTGGTTTAATATCCTATGGCAAGAATTTTGAAGAAATTTGTAGTACATTCCTAAAAGGTGCAGGAGAAATGACTAGTGCAGCAATTTTCGTAGGTTTATCTCGTGCCATTTTGGTTGTTACTCAAGATGGAAAGATAATGGATACGATTGTAAACGCACTTTCAATTCCATTAAGTAATTTGAATAGCATTTTTGCAGCATGGGGTATGTATATTGCTCAAGGGTTTATCAATTTTATAATACCATCTTCAACTGGGCAGGCTGTTGTAGTTATGCCAATAATGTCATCTCTTAGTGATTTAACTGGAGTAACAAGACAGGTTGCAGTTCTAGCATTTGAAGCAGGTGATGGATACTGGAATATGATAACGCCAACACATCCTGTAGTTATGGCGTCAATTGGCCTTGCTGGTATTTCGTTTTCTAAATGGTTTAAGTTCGCTTTAGGACTTGTGGCTAAATGGACAGTCTGGATTTTAACGATACTTGCTGTTGCTGTAACTATAAATTGGGGACCTTTTTAA
- a CDS encoding NAD/NADP-dependent octopine/nopaline dehydrogenase family protein, protein MKKTYAILGAGNGGQAIAGYISSLGYRVRLYDPMTEVVNKLNERGSIKLTGIYDSENKIELVSTDLKKVVKGADIVMVVNPSIYHRDMAINCAPFIEENQFIFLHPGGTFGAFAFKKGLEDGGCKFDVPIAESNTLIYACRAVEAGIVNVAGKKDRLLVATFPAANNEMVCNSLKEIYEEIEPASNVLVTSFDNTNPIFHPAPTLLSTSWVESDKDFLYYYEGISNSIGQFIIEMDKERIEVGKALGLEYGTDLISSFDQYELEYNCKGDNIMEVVRNVGAYEGIKGPNSLKTRYLYEDIPMGLVAIASLGDALGINVERIKLIISLGEKLLNEDFYTNSRNLKNLGLENMSSEEIFNFAITGQK, encoded by the coding sequence ATGAAAAAAACATATGCAATATTAGGTGCAGGAAATGGTGGGCAAGCAATAGCTGGTTATATTTCGAGTCTAGGTTATAGAGTAAGGTTATATGATCCAATGACTGAGGTTGTGAATAAATTAAATGAGAGAGGTTCGATTAAACTAACAGGTATTTATGATTCTGAAAATAAAATTGAACTAGTGTCTACTGATTTGAAAAAAGTTGTAAAAGGTGCAGATATAGTAATGGTTGTTAATCCATCCATATACCATAGGGATATGGCGATTAATTGTGCGCCATTTATTGAAGAAAATCAGTTTATATTTTTACATCCAGGCGGAACTTTTGGAGCTTTTGCATTTAAAAAAGGCCTTGAAGATGGAGGGTGTAAATTTGATGTTCCTATTGCAGAAAGTAATACGCTTATATATGCGTGCAGAGCTGTGGAGGCCGGTATAGTGAATGTTGCTGGGAAAAAGGATCGATTACTTGTTGCAACATTTCCAGCAGCTAACAATGAAATGGTTTGTAATAGTTTAAAAGAAATATATGAAGAAATTGAACCTGCCAGTAATGTATTAGTAACAAGTTTTGACAATACAAATCCAATTTTTCATCCAGCACCAACGCTTTTGAGTACTTCGTGGGTGGAATCGGATAAGGATTTTTTATACTATTATGAAGGAATAAGTAATTCTATTGGACAATTCATTATTGAAATGGACAAAGAAAGGATAGAGGTCGGAAAAGCACTTGGATTAGAATATGGTACAGATTTAATAAGTTCTTTTGATCAATATGAATTAGAATACAATTGTAAAGGCGATAATATTATGGAAGTAGTTAGAAACGTAGGAGCTTATGAAGGTATAAAAGGTCCTAATTCATTAAAAACGAGATATTTATATGAAGATATTCCAATGGGGTTGGTTGCAATTGCCTCGTTGGGAGATGCTCTGGGGATAAATGTTGAAAGAATAAAACTAATTATTTCACTTGGTGAAAAATTACTAAATGAAGATTTCTATACGAATTCCAGGAATTTAAAAAATTTAGGTCTTGAGAATATGTCTTCAGAAGAGATTTTTAATTTTGCGATAACAGGTCAAAAGTGA
- a CDS encoding metal ABC transporter permease produces the protein MDLLLNIFSDYTLRIVALGSALLGITSGAIGCYAVLRKQSLIGDAVSHAALPGIGLSFLLIGSKNTEWLLLGAFISGWIATFAIGKINRLSRIKYDNALAMSLAVFFGFGLVILTYIQKIPNSNQAGLEKFLFGQASTLLQRDVVLMGIVAFFTLLPIIVFWKEFKLLSFDPNFADTIGFSTKKLDILLTTLIVISIIVGLQTVGVILMSAMLIAPAVAARQWTDRLSVMVILSSILGAIAGICGTFISSSIRNMPTGPIIVVVITIIVFVSLLVAPNRGLIWKKIREAKNKKEINSNRILSILYALSVKHDNPYHPHDLNTIIHGQNRVKHSKKYLRKELKKLKISGLVGEYESNLWAINEKGIDKIKGLDYIDRGESYHA, from the coding sequence ATGGATTTACTACTCAATATATTTTCTGATTATACCTTAAGAATCGTTGCATTAGGTTCAGCTTTATTAGGAATTACTAGTGGTGCAATAGGTTGTTATGCTGTATTAAGAAAACAAAGTTTAATTGGAGATGCCGTATCCCATGCTGCCTTGCCTGGGATTGGCCTATCCTTTTTATTGATAGGATCAAAAAATACAGAATGGTTATTATTAGGAGCTTTTATTTCAGGATGGATCGCTACATTTGCAATAGGCAAGATAAATAGATTAAGCAGAATAAAATATGATAATGCCTTAGCCATGAGTTTAGCTGTATTCTTTGGATTTGGATTAGTAATTCTAACATATATTCAAAAGATCCCCAATTCTAATCAAGCAGGATTAGAAAAATTTTTATTTGGGCAAGCGTCTACCTTATTACAAAGAGATGTAGTGCTTATGGGGATAGTAGCATTTTTCACATTACTTCCTATTATAGTCTTTTGGAAGGAGTTTAAACTCCTTAGTTTTGATCCTAATTTTGCGGATACAATAGGATTTTCTACAAAAAAATTAGATATATTATTAACTACATTAATAGTAATATCTATCATTGTAGGACTACAAACTGTAGGGGTTATACTAATGAGTGCTATGCTAATTGCTCCGGCAGTAGCTGCAAGGCAATGGACAGATCGATTATCTGTGATGGTTATTTTGTCATCTATTTTAGGAGCTATAGCAGGAATCTGTGGAACTTTTATAAGCTCTTCAATCAGAAATATGCCTACAGGACCTATTATTGTAGTAGTTATCACCATAATTGTATTTGTATCATTACTAGTAGCACCTAACAGAGGTCTAATATGGAAAAAAATTAGAGAAGCGAAAAATAAAAAAGAAATAAATAGCAATAGGATATTAAGTATCTTATATGCATTATCTGTAAAACATGATAATCCCTATCATCCCCATGATTTAAATACTATTATCCACGGTCAAAATCGTGTAAAGCATTCTAAAAAATATTTGAGAAAAGAATTAAAGAAGTTAAAAATATCTGGATTAGTTGGTGAATATGAAAGCAATTTATGGGCCATTAATGAAAAGGGTATTGATAAAATTAAAGGGTTAGATTATATAGATCGGGGGGAAAGTTACCATGCTTAG